The Peromyscus maniculatus bairdii isolate BWxNUB_F1_BW_parent chromosome 6, HU_Pman_BW_mat_3.1, whole genome shotgun sequence genome has a segment encoding these proteins:
- the Atp1a1 gene encoding sodium/potassium-transporting ATPase subunit alpha-1, with amino-acid sequence MGKGVGRDKYEPAAVSEHMDKKGKKAKKERDMDELKKEVSMDDHKLSLDELHRKYGTDLSRGLTPARAAEILARDGPNALTPPPTTPEWVKFCRQLFGGFSMLLWIGAILCFLAYGIRSATEEEPPNDDLYLGVVLSAVVIITGCFSYYQEAKSSKIMESFKNMVPQQALVIRNGEKMSINAEDVVVGDLVEVKGGDRIPADLRIISANGCKVDNSSLTGESEPQTRSPDFTNENPLETRNIAFFSTNCVEGTARGIVVYTGDRTVMGRIATLASGLEGGQTPIAEEIEHFIHLITGVAVFLGVSFFILSLILEYTWLEAVIFLIGIIVANVPEGLLATVTVCLTLTAKRMARKNCLVKNLEAVETLGSTSTICSDKTGTLTQNRMTVAHMWFDNQIHEADTTENQSGVSFDKTSATWFALSRIAGLCNRAVFQANQENLPILKRAVAGDASESALLKCIEVCCGSVMEMREKYSKIVEIPFNSTNKYQLSIHKNPNTSEPKHLLVMKGAPERILDRCSSILLHGKEQPLDDELKDAFQNAYLELGGLGERVLGFCHLLLPDEQFPEGFQFDTDEVNFPVDNLCFVGLISMIDPPRAAVPDAVGKCRSAGIKVIMVTGDHPITAKAIAKGVGIISEGNETVEDIAARLNIPVNQVNPRDAKACVVHGSDLKDMTSEELDDILRYHTEIVFARTSPQQKLIIVEGCQRQGAIVAVTGDGVNDSPALKKADIGVAMGIVGSDVSKQAADMILLDDNFASIVTGVEEGRLIFDNLKKSIAYTLTSNIPEITPFLIFIIANIPLPLGTVTILCIDLGTDMVPAISLAYEQAESDIMKRQPRNPKTDKLVNERLISMAYGQIGMIQALGGFFTYFVILAENGFLPFHLLGIRETWDDRWVNDVEDSYGQQWTYEQRKIVEFTCHTAFFVSIVVVQWADLVICKTRRNSVFQQGMKNKILIFGLFEETALAAFLSYCPGMGAALRMYPLKPTWWFCAFPYSLLIFVYDEVRKLIIRRRPGGWVEKETYY; translated from the exons ATGGGGAAGGGG GTTGGACGAGACAAATATGAGCCTGCAGCTGTTTCAGAGCACATGGACAAAAAGGGCAAGAAGGCCAAGAAGGAAAGGGACATGGATGAGCTGAAGAAGGAGGTTTCCATG gaCGACCATAAACTCAGCCTTGATGAACTCCATCGTAAATACGGAACAGACTTGAGCCGA GGATTAACACCTGCGAGGGCTGCCGAGATCCTGGCCCGCGATGGCCCCAACGCCCTCACCCCCCCTCCCACTACTCCTGAATGGGTCAAGTTCTGTCGGCAGCTCTTTGGGGGCTTCTCCATGCTGCTGTGGATTGGGGCCATTCTTTGTTTCTTGGCTTACGGCATCCGAAGTGCTACAGAAGAGGAGCCGCCCAATGATGAC CTGTACCTCGGTGTGGTGCTCTCTGCTGTGGTAATCATAACCGGCTGTTTCTCCTATTACCAAGAAGCTAAAAGTTCCAAGATCATGGAGTCCTTCAAAAACATGGTCCCTCAG CAAGCACTTGTAATTCGAAATGGCGAGAAAATGAGCATCAACGCAGAAGATGTCGTAGTCGGGGACCTGGTGGAGGTGAAAGGTGGGGACCGGATTCCTGCTGATCTCAGAATCATCTCTGCAAACGGCTGCAAG GTGGATAACTCCTCACTCACCGGTGAGTCAGAACCCCAGACTCGGTCCCCAGACTTCACCAACGAGAACCCCTTGGAGACGAGGAACATTGCTTTCTTCTCAACCAACTGTGTGGAAG GGACTGCACGTGGCATCGTGGTGTACACTGGGGATCGAACTGTGATGGGCAGAATCGCCACGCTTGCTTCTGGGCTGGAAGGCGGCCAGACACCCATTGCTGAAGAAATCGAGCACTTCATCCACCTCATCACGGGTGTGGCCGTGTTCCTGGGGGTCTCCTTCTTCATCCTCTCCCTGATCCTGGAGTACACCTGGCTGGAGGCCGTCATCTTCCTCATTGGTATCATCGTGGCCAATGTGCCGGAGGGTTTGCTGGCCACTGTCACG GTGTGCCTGACGCTCACCGCCAAGCGCATGGCCAGGAAGAACTGTCTGGTCAAGAACTTGGAAGCCGTGGAGACCTTGGGGTCCACGTCTACCATCTGCTCAGACAAAACTGGAACTCTGACTCAGAACCGGATGACCGTGGCCCACATGTGGTTTGACAATCAGATCCACGAAGCCGACACCACGGAGAATCAGAGCG GTGTCTCCTTTGACAAGACATCAGCCACCTGGTTCGCTCTGTCCAGAATTGCTGGTCTCTGTAACAGGGCCGTGTTTCAGGCAAACCAAGAAAACCTGCCTATTCTTAAG CGGGCAGTTGCAGGCGATGCCTCTGAGTCGGCGCTCTTGAAGTGCATTGAGGTCTGCTGTGGCTCCGTGATGGAGATGCGGGAGAAGTACTCCAAGATAGTGGAGATTCCCTTCAACTCCACCAACAAGTACCAG TTGTCCATTCACAAGAACCCAAACACTTCCGAGCCTAAACACCTGCTGGTGATGAAGGGCGCCCCAGAAAGGATCCTGGACCGCTGCAGCTCCATCCTCCTCCACGGCAAGGAGCAGCCGCTGGACGACGAGCTGAAAGACGCCTTTCAGAATGCCTACCTGGAATTGGGAGGCCTTGGGGAGCGAGTGCTAG GTTTCTGCCACCTCCTTCTGCCCGACGAACAGTTTCCGGAAGGCTTCCAGTTTGACACCGATGAAGTCAATTTCCCTGTGGATAACCTCTGCTTTGTGGGTCTGATCTCCATGATTGACCCCCCTCGAGCTGCTGTCCCCGACGCCGTGGGCAAATGCCGCAGCGCTGGAATTAAG GTCATCATGGTCACAGGAGACCATCCGATCACAGCCAAAGCCATTGCCAAGGGCGTGGGCATCATCTCAGAAGGCAACGAAACTGTGGAAGACATTGCTGCCCGCCTCAACATTCCAGTGAACCAGGTGAACCCCAG AGATGCCAAGGCCTGTGTCGTACACGGCAGTGACTTGAAGGACATGACCTCCGAGGAGCTGGACGACATTTTGCGGTACCACACCGAGATTGTGTTCGCCAGGACCTCTCCTCAGCAGAAGCTCATCATCGTGGAGGGCTGCCAGAGGCAG GGTGCCATCGTGGCCGTCACGGGGGATGGTGTCAACGACTCTCCAGCTTTGAAAAAAGCAGATATTGGGGTTGCCATGGGGATTGTTGGCTCAGATGTGTCCAAGCAAGCTGCTGACATGATTCTCCTGGACGACAACTTTGCCTCCATTGTGACTGGAGTAGAGGAAG GTCGTCTGATCTTTGATAACTTGAAGAAATCCATTGCTTACACCCTCACCAGTAACATTCCGGAAATCACCCCCTTCCTGATATTTATTATTGCGAACATTCCACTGCCCCTGGGGACTGTGACCATCCTCTGCATTGACTTGGGCACTGACATG GTTCCCGCCATCTCCCTGGCCTATGAACAGGCTGAGAGTGACATCATGAAGAGACAACCCAGAAATCCCAAAACCGACAAACTTGTGAATGAGCGCCTGATCAGCATGGCCTATGGACAGATCG GTATGATCCAGGCCCTGGGGGGCTTCTTCACTTACTTTGTGATTCTGGCCGAGAACGGTTTCCTCCCCTTTCACCTGTTGGGCATCCGAGAGACCTGGGATGACCGCTGGGTCAACGATGTGGAAGACAGTTACGGACAGCAATGG ACCTACGAGCAGAGGAAGATCGTGGAGTTCACCTGCCACACGGCGTTCTTCGTCAGTATCGTGGTGGTGCAGTGGGCCGACTTGGTCATCTGCAAGACCAGAAGGAATTCTGTCTTCCAGCAGGGCATGAA GAACAAGATCTTAATATTTGGCCTCTTTGAAGAGACAGCCCTCGCTGCCTTCCTGTCCTACTGCCCTGGGATGGGCGCCGCCCTTAGGATGTATCCCCTCAA ACCTACGTGGTGGTTCTGTGCCTTCCCCTACTCCCTCCTCATCTTCGTGTATGACGAAGTGCGGAAGCTCATCATCAGGCGACGCCCTGGCG GCTGGGTGGAGAAGGAGACCTACTACTAA